The Arachis ipaensis cultivar K30076 chromosome B10, Araip1.1, whole genome shotgun sequence DNA window TGTTTCCCTATTTCAGTCACTGGGAACTCTTTTTATTAGTGCAAGACGGCTCAATCGACTCAGGTATATTAAATCTGTCATTTATCCTTTTTAGAAGTTGATATCGGTTTTTATTCTTGGTATGTAGGCATATGTTATATACAAATCCTTGCAAAGTTCAAGCCTATATATTCTAAGTAAACTATATATTTTATAGTGGTTATGCTGATCGCATTCATGAGTTAATGGCTGTATCAAGGGAGCTAAGCCTGGAGAATGGGAAATCTTCACTCCAAAGACGAGGAAGTAGAAGTTTCATAAGTGAAGCTAACTACATTGAATTCTCTGGTGTCAAGGCAAGTGATTTCAATGAATCATCTATACACCTGAACTTGTCATTAtgattttgttattattttgatATTGATGCTGCTCCCAAAATTCAGGTTGTAACTCCCACTGGTAATGTCTTAGTGGATGACTTGACTCTTAGGGTTGAGTCATCTTCTGTATTCATCAGTAGTTTTGCATCAATCTATCTGTCTTATTTTAATGTTTCTTTCAGAAAGGAGAATCAGATTCACTTAGAAAGTTCCCTTCTAAATCTTGTCCTTTAAGATACGGAACTACAAAGATTCAAGAAGATGCCCTCACTCTGTTTCAAGCTGCATTATGTGAATTTTTGGGCTTTTGCAACTCTAAGACTCATGGGAATGAAAATAACAACTGGGGAGTTACATCACTGTCTGTTTCTACTAGTAAGATTGTCCCCATACCATCTGTAAGTTTGAACTACTTCCGTTACAAATTTTCTCTCAACCTTAGAACAGTAAGCACATCATAAGGTTTTGAAATGCTTATTATAGCATTGATATATATTATCAATAAGCTATATGTTCAATGTTTAGGTGCATACTTGCTAGCTTACCctttaaaaatttttcttttcgcTGATCGTAACTCCTTAGCAAGTGATAGCTGTTTCTGTCACAGTGGTATTGAAATTTTTATCAAAACTGTATGTTTCCAGGGGACACATTCCATTGTAAAATATTTTGGTGGGCAAGTTCCATCTAGCTCATCATTTAATCAACTACTAGGCAATGCATTTGATGAAGCTGTACCAGGCAATGCATTTAGTCAGTTTTCTTAATGGAGTAACCTAGTAATGCTATGTTTATGCATTAAGTTGGCACCATCCTGTCTCAAAAAAAAAAGATGGTATTGTAATAAGTTAACAATGAGCTTCAAGGACCTATACCAATTTCTAGTGGCAGTGTACCTGGTCTTGATAAGTTGCACCATGCCAAACATTTGTGAGTCAactcttttattttctgcaataaATGGCTTACtacttttttaaaagatatttatcCAATTAGTGGGTAGAAGAGAAGACTGGTGGTcaaatacctgcatccactgttGCTTCTGTTTCCATTGAACTTTTTGTTCCTCTATTGATACAGAACTTCCCAATTCTACTTCAAATTCGAGTGATCAATTAATCGATcctctgtttttgttttttttcactCTCCAGGTTGGAATTGAAATGCAGAGAAAAGCAACATTGCCGTCCAGGGACGCAAAAAGCAGCAATGCGAACAGCATGAGTAAGTTGTTATTATGATCTGAACCCTTAGGGGGTTGTTGATCAGTCTCTAAATATCATATAAGCTGAGGTGTTCCTTTGTGTGTGCAGTATGGACTTTTTTGTTAGTTTAGGAGACCTAGTCTAGGCATGGATTTGATAACAAAGCTTAATATAGGTTATATTGGGTGGACTTTGCCTGGCCAGGCTCTACAACGGCATTTGTGGTGCTGAAGTTCTCCCTCTTCTGTTTGCTTGCAGGAACCAGATACAGAAATTTGTGCAAGCATGTTGGATTCATTGAATGAATGCTTACAGGTTAGTATCATTAGAtgataaatattatacaaaattaGGGGGTGTTACACTCGAAGTTTGATACTTAACATTCTAATTGGAAATAAAATCTAGCTTCGCATATATTAGCTAACATCATAAGTGATGCTAATAAAGCCAAAACTAAAAGGTTTTGTTTATTTCATGTTTCATAATTGATCTAGAATTCTAGattaggatatatatatatatatatatatatttgttgaaTTGGTTATTAATCTGTTCAACCATTGCCCCTCATTTCCATGTGATAGTAAGTCTGCTCCACTTTGTAATTGTTGTGGTTTTTGTAGTCTTGTTTTTAAAAATAATCATATATTATTATGCAAGAATTTTCACTCCCCTTCACTATTAAGATGGATGCCTATTGCTTGCTTCCTTTTGAAGACTCTTTTTGTTGtcacttatttattttataatcaaATTATTACAAGGAAAGAGTAATTCCTGTGTAGCATCAATCCAGTATGTGTTCTAATCTTTTTGTGTACTTCAGATTTCTGGGATGCTTTTGGATGAAAGCCAGGTCAGGTCCATTGTTGACGAGATAAAACAAGTGATCACAGCTAGTTCAAGTAGGAAAAGAGAGAGGGCAGAGAGGACCAAAGCTGAAGATTTTGATGCTGAAGAGAGTGAGCTGATTAAAGAGGAAAATGAACAAGAGGAAGAAGTTTTTGATCAAGTTAGTTGTTTAAATTCGTTTTTAAAAAATCTGAGTTATGTTGATTGCTGGACTACTGTCTTTGTATTATGTTTGTACAGATCAATTCTTTGGTCATCCTTTCAAAACATTTATGTGTCCCAGGTGGGAGAGATATTGGGAACTTTGATCAAAACCTTCAAAGCCTCCTTCTTACCTTTCTTCGATGAACTGTTATCATATTTGACACCTTTGTGGGTATGTTCCTCCCAGAAGCTGTCACTTCTCTTCTCTAATTAGTTTTTCTGTTGATATTAACTGCATTTTTATTATTGAGCTGGTCATTTAGCATTTTGATTTGGGTACTAGATCATACTTGAAGTATATGTAACTGTTTATACTTTTCTGTTTTCTATGTTTTAGCTGCACTGAATTGTAGTAATGGCTCTAAAATGTAGGATCTGTGTGATAGCAGCAATCTCTGACCATATTATTTTTGGAATATTCTTGAATTCTTCAAGTCACACTGTTGAAAGCTTTAGTTCAACGATGAATCTTCATTCTTGCTTTGGGAATTTAATTTGGATGTGGGTTATGTTCAAATAAATTGGGAGTTAGAGATGAGCCATTCATTCTGCAGGGTTAATTCTTCAGGGCAATAAAattgcacacacacacacacacacatgagCTCACATATTGCTTTTATATTAAATCATAATCTTTTCTCAACTGTTGGATATAGGGAAGGGACAAGACACCTGAAGCGAGGAGAATTGCCATTTATATTAAATCATAATCATAGTCGAGGCATTATTGGTGCTTTGTAATTCCTAAGGGGAAATTATACAagaaaactaaaatatatattattgccATTTATGTTGGTAATAAGCTGCATAAATATTCGATCTTAATGAATCTGAGATATTTACAGTTTGAGGCTACTGCTTCATCACCAGTCTGCAGTTGATGCTGATCAATTGGAAGGGTCTGTGACATCTCtatcaaatttggatgattctGATTCTTCTAAATATCTAGTTCGGAAGAAGGTTCAAGAATCCTTGGAAAACTTAAAGGAGGAGGCAGTTGTTCCTAAAAGGTCCATTCGATGGGAACTTGGTTCCAGTTGGATACAGCATCTGCAGAAATAGGAAACATCAAAAGAATTTTTTATATGGTCGTTATTTGCATAACTTAGTATAGTTGAACAATATATtgagtttatgttttgaattatagttgatgtatcaacacACTTTGATATATGGTTGTTATTTATTATAGTTGATGATCAATacattttgtttatgttttgaattatattgacttgcttgtttatagtacttttcttttagtttgataatacgatgaatttgtttattttttgaaatattataaatattcgaatacaaattagataaaaaatttatattaaatttatatttattttgtatgaaaacaagcttattttgtaattagaaaaataaaaaaaaatctattttaccTTAATAAAGGATTTACAGACAAATTTTCTGTTTGTAATcagagtgtgagatgattttGCAAAGTTTaaattacagatggaaaatctgttagaaaattcgtctgtaattacagacaaaaaatctgTCTGAAAATCTTTCTGTAATTACaaacggaaaatccgtctgaaaatctgtctgtaattacagacggaaaatccgtctgaaaatctgtctgtaattacagacggaaaatttgtcggaaagttcgtcgccttcggaaaatggatggagaatttacagagggaaaatctgtcggtaattttccgacggaaaaaaaatctgtcggtaaataattttcgacggggcttttacagagggacaaaatccgtcgataattttgtcggtaaccaaaaatccgtctgtaataaagactaaatctgtctgtaaatctgtctgtattaagccattttctagttgtgaaacCGGTTGAATCGAATTCAAACCGAACCCGTGAGCGCAACCGGCCCCGCATATAAATGAGCTAAAGCTCATTTTCTTCTCTAAGAACACAACAGAAGAAGCGCTAGACacagggagaagaagagaagggtaTGAAACCCTTGTTTCAATTTCCAAACGCCGTAACCTCTCCGTTCAAGCTCCGATCGCGGCATCGTTTGTGGTCACGCGTCCAGCGCGTCGAACTCTACATTTCTGTCGGATCAATTTCACCGGTAAGTCCTAATTCTATCTCAGAATCTCTACCCCCTTTTTTATTCTAGAAATTGAGGCTTGTAATGAGATTTTGCCAAATTCGGTGTTCTAGGTCCGATTAAGCTTGCGGAACTCATTGGATTTGAGTTGCTGTGCGTATGGGTATGGTAAGGAGCACCTAAACCTTAGTCAATTTTGATTTTACTATGTAAAAACTGAATTTGGGATATATATGTGCATTGGAATTGAATTGTGGGCATTTGGAAGCTTGGTGGTGATTGGAGCTAAGATTGTGGTTGAATTCTCAAGCTTGTGGGGGCTGTATGTATAGCTAGTGTGGCTGCCTTGGACCAAACACGGTgatcggccaaagtatggtttaggtttcgcgcgtTTAATATATAAggctctgtgaaaacttaggctaggaaACTAtatataggataagttgaaatggTTAAATGCATTAAATGATTAGCTTTGTGATGTTGATGGATAAATTGATGAGTGGACTTGTGTTGGAATTAATGGACATGAGATGTTGAAATTAATGAGAATGAGCTATTGATGTTAATAAATATGTGTTATTGGAATTTATAATGGTGAGTTGATGATATTGTTGGTATATGTTAATGAAATTTTGTGGTTATGGCTTGTTGATTGGTTAATGATGATTTATAGGttgttattgatgaattgaggAAGTAAGTTAATGAATTTTAAAGTTGTAGCTTGTAATTAGAATGGTGGATTTTGGAGTTATTGTATGAATTTTATAGGATGGTAGGAGCATTAATGACTTAGTAGTTGGTGTTAATGAAAAGGGACTGGTTATGTTGCAAATGTGCAGGTTTTATGAGTAAAGGAATGTGAATTTGGTAAAATGGGGTTTGATATAATTTGGTAAAAAGTGATTTTCGATGAATTTTGGTAGTCCATAActtgctcctcaaattttggatggaaatgCGGTTTGTTTCAAATAAAAGATGGTTTTACAAGCTTTTGAACGatataaattttgtgaaaaatggAATTTCGTAAAGAAATTTATGGATGACGGAAGTTTGGTGTAAAAAATGTGAATGCAGGTGGTTAATTTCTGGTTTTGCAGCTTTCTGGGTAATCTGTTATTTTTTTTGGAAAAGCGTACATCCACGCGTACGAGTGGCCCATGCATACACGTGGTGTGGCATTTTAAACTGCGCATACGGGAGTGGCCCATGTGTGCGCGCAATGAGCCAACATGCatgaccacgcgtacgcatggtaaGGGAATGCGCGCGCGTGATACCTTTTCACActaccacgcgtgcgcgtgcacgGGCACGCGTGGCCCCTGCTTGCTGCAAAATtggatttttgtgttttaaacCAGATTTTCACTTCTAAACCCCCATTTTTATCCTTTTAAACATAATGTAGAGTACTAAGTCCAGTAACTAGGTGAAGCTAGGGAAATAGGGTACCTTGGGAATGAAGAAAAGAGAAAACCTGAGGATTTATAAGAAAAATAGATGGATATTAAAAGAAGTTATGATGCCatggcttgatgaatgattaaataatGATTATGAACATGAATTGGCTTATGAATGATGTTATCTGAGATACGAACTTCCTTGGGTAacagaaccgtggcttgccaccacgtgttccaggtagAATCTCGATACGTTGTTGAcctt harbors:
- the LOC107622521 gene encoding ABC transporter D family member 1 isoform X3, with the translated sequence MREDAHIQQKFKTLVRHLSSVLHDHWWFGMIQDFLLKYFGATVAVILIIEPFFSGHLRSDSSTLGHAEMLSNLRYHTSVIVSLFQSLGTLFISARRLNRLSGYADRIHELMAVSRELSLENGKSSLQRRGSRSFISEANYIEFSGVKKGESDSLRKFPSKSCPLRYGTTKIQEDALTLFQAALCEFLGFCNSKTHGNENNNWGVTSLSVSTSKIVPIPSVGIEMQRKATLPSRDAKSSNANSMRTRYRNLCKFLGCFWMKARSGPLLTR
- the LOC107622521 gene encoding ABC transporter D family member 1 isoform X6 is translated as MREDAHIQQKFKTLVRHLSSVLHDHWWFGMIQDFLLKYFGATVAVILIIEPFFSGHLRSDSSTLGHAEMLSNLRYHTSVIVSLFQSLGTLFISARRLNRLSGYADRIHELMAVSRELSLENGKSSLQRRGSRSFISEANYIEFSGVKKGESDSLRKFPSKSCPLRYGTTKIQEDALTLFQAALCEFLGFCNSKTHGNENNNWGVTSLSVSTSKIVPIPSVGIEMQRKATLPSRDAKSSNANSMRTRYRNLCKHVGFIE
- the LOC107622521 gene encoding ABC transporter D family member 1 isoform X2; amino-acid sequence: MREDAHIQQKFKTLVRHLSSVLHDHWWFGMIQDFLLKYFGATVAVILIIEPFFSGHLRSDSSTLGHAEMLSNLRYHTSVIVSLFQSLGTLFISARRLNRLSGYADRIHELMAVSRELSLENGKSSLQRRGSRSFISEANYIEFSGVKKGESDSLRKFPSKSCPLRYGTTKIQEDALTLFQAALCEFLGFCNSKTHGNENNNWGVTSLSVSTSKIVPIPSVGIEMQRKATLPSRDAKSSNANSMSSTTAFVVLKFSLFCLLAGTRYRNLCKHVGFIE
- the LOC107622521 gene encoding ABC transporter D family member 1 isoform X4 translates to MREDAHIQQKFKTLVRHLSSVLHDHWWFGMIQDFLLKYFGATVAVILIIEPFFSGHLRSDSSTLGHAEMLSNLRYHTSVIVSLFQSLGTLFISARRLNRLSGYADRIHELMAVSRELSLENGKSSLQRRGSRSFISEANYIEFSGVKKGESDSLRKFPSKSCPLRYGTTKIQEDALTLFQAALCEFLGFCNSKTHGNENNNWGVTSLSVSTSKIVPIPSVGIEMQRKATLPSRDAKSSNANSMSYIGWTLPGQALQRHLWC
- the LOC107622521 gene encoding ABC transporter D family member 1 isoform X1; translation: MREDAHIQQKFKTLVRHLSSVLHDHWWFGMIQDFLLKYFGATVAVILIIEPFFSGHLRSDSSTLGHAEMLSNLRYHTSVIVSLFQSLGTLFISARRLNRLSGYADRIHELMAVSRELSLENGKSSLQRRGSRSFISEANYIEFSGVKKGESDSLRKFPSKSCPLRYGTTKIQEDALTLFQAALCEFLGFCNSKTHGNENNNWGVTSLSVSTSKIVPIPSVGIEMQRKATLPSRDAKSSNANSMSSTTAFVVLKFSLFCLLAGTRYRNLCKFLGCFWMKARSGPLLTR
- the LOC107622521 gene encoding ABC transporter D family member 1 isoform X7, with the protein product MREDAHIQQKFKTLVRHLSSVLHDHWWFGMIQDFLLKYFGATVAVILIIEPFFSGHLRSDSSTLGHAEMLSNLRYHTSVIVSLFQSLGTLFISARRLNRLSGYADRIHELMAVSRELSLENGKSSLQRRGSRSFISEANYIEFSGVKKGESDSLRKFPSKSCPLRYGTTKIQEDALTLFQAALCEFLGFCNSKTHGNENNNWGVTSLSVSTSKIVPIPSVGIEMQRKATLPSRDAKSSNANSMIWTFLLV
- the LOC107622521 gene encoding ABC transporter D family member 1 isoform X5; this translates as MREDAHIQQKFKTLVRHLSSVLHDHWWFGMIQDFLLKYFGATVAVILIIEPFFSGHLRSDSSTLGHAEMLSNLRYHTSVIVSLFQSLGTLFISARRLNRLSGYADRIHELMAVSRELSLENGKSSLQRRGSRSFISEANYIEFSGVKKGESDSLRKFPSKSCPLRYGTTKIQEDALTLFQAALCEFLGFCNSKTHGNENNNWGVTSLSVSTSKIVPIPSGTHSIVKYFGGQVPSSSSFNQLLGNAFDEAVPGNAFSQFS